The Fulvia fulva chromosome 13, complete sequence genome window below encodes:
- a CDS encoding Versiconal hemiacetal acetate esterase, with amino-acid sequence MPGEYATSWLDWEAQSGGRAIMHGTPDEIKGMYEGLVQALMPMAPPFSENVDVTEGDVEGIKYRIYKPKGVEGPLPIGFDTHGGGWMTGDLNSDHILCGVIAEHTKSVVVNVDYRLTPEVAYPVPLEDCLKGYKWAAANASSFGGDPNKFYTIGGSAGGAIALQIANKIKKDPALGPGLKGVVAIVPATTHWDNVPEKYKSKYNSYTENKAGTPIIDKESMEIFYKYAKVDPKDPETFTILAEENHKNFPPTYFASCEFDPLRDDAYVMEAALKEAGVPTKHDHYPGLPHYFWIIPAVPEGQVFIGNLLQGIGWIQGQM; translated from the exons ATGCCAGGCGAATACGCAACCTCCTGGCTCGACTGGGAAGCCCAATCCGGCGGCCGCGCCATTATGCACGGCACCCCCGACGAAATCAAAGGCATGTACGAAGGCCTCGTGCAAGCCCTCATGCCCATGGCGCCTCCCTTCAGCGAGAACGTTGACGTAACCGAGGGTGACGTTGAAGGCATCAAATACCGCATCTACAAGCCCAAAGGTGTCGAGGGTCCACTCCCCATTGGCTTCGACACCCACGGCGGCGGCTGGATGACGGGCGATCTCAACTCGGACCATATCCTCTGCGGTGTTATTGCGGAGCATACCAAGTCTGTGGTCGTGAATGTGGATTATCGCCTCACGCCGGAGGTGGCGTATCCGGTGCCGTTGGAGGATTGTTTGAAGGGGTATAAGTGG GCCGCAGCCAACGCCTCCTCCTTCGGCGGCGACCCGAACAAATTCTACACAATCGGCGGCTCAGCCGGCGGCGCCATAGCCCTACAAATCGCCAACAAAATCAAGAAAGACCCAGCCCTCGGCCCCGGCCTCAAGGGCGTCGTCGCTATTGTCCCTGCCACGACGCATTGGGATAACGTGCCAGAGAAATACAAGTCCAAGTACAACTCGTACACCGAGAATAAGGCGGGGACTCCAATCATTGACAAGGAGAGTATGGAGATCTTTTACAA GTATGCGAAGGTTGATCCCAAGGATCCGGAGACGTTCACGATTCTGGCAGAGGAGAATCATAAGAATTTCCCGCCGACGTATTTTGCGAGTTGTGAGTTTGATCCGTTGAGGGATGATGCGTATGTTATGGAGGCGGCGTTGAAGGAGGCTG GTGTCCCGACAAAGCACGATCATTACCCTGGACTGCCGCATTACTTCTGGATCATACCAGCTGTGCCGGAGGGACAGGTTTTTATTGGGAATTTGTTGCAGGGGATTGGGTGGATTCAGGGTCAGATGTAG
- a CDS encoding Cell wall protein phiA, whose translation MGQGVSGYTTGAKPTPRNAERKGFAISKKGYLEFDGTGTMACPPGEKNKDAGWSIWFTNAKKPGFQEGCLEVALRAVKADKPVSCFYTSSSS comes from the coding sequence ATGGGTCAGGGTGTGTCGGGTTACACTACCGGTGCTAAGCCTACGCCACGAAATGCTGAGAGGAAGGGCTTTGCGATTAGTAAGAAGGGATACCTCGAGTTCGACGGGACTGGGACCATGGCTTGCCCGCCTGGCGAGAAGAATAAGGATGCTGGTTGGAGCATTTGGTTCACGAATGCGAAGAAGCCGGGGTTCCAGGAGGGGTGTTTGGAAGTTGCGTTGAGGGCTGTTAAAGCGGATAAGCCGGTGAGCTGTTTTTAcacttcttcttcttcttag
- a CDS encoding FAD-dependent monooxygenase asL4, whose translation MARLRVLIVGASIAGPAAAYWLTKAGAEVTIIERFPALRSEGGQAVDIRTAGVTVMRKIPGMEAAVRAHRAPIEGIAFVDSKGQSYGTIGATGSSEQQGLVSEYEIFRGDLSRILFDLTRDHPRVKYVFGTQISALRQNEDDGTVDVTFTSTLPPSTYDLVVDCSGATSRTRALALNCGVRDHVHPAHSWAAYFSTAKDYLNASTIGHGYSIPGGLMVAVGQDGKGGNKVTLMGHGEESTRLFREAHGKGDASLNAYLRALLDGKGWICKEVTEEMTTTPDFYASEILQLKLPSLHAGRFVLVGDAGHATGPTGFGTSAALVAAYILAGEVSKSPNDIAAALEGYEQQMRPLLKEWQKVPPFVQTIMAPQTGWGIWVRNGVFMVLAKSGLVNFVQSRLAGAFGRGEDTGLVGYGWAE comes from the coding sequence ATGGCCCGACTCCGCGTCCTCATCGTCGGCGCCTCAATAGCCGGCCCAGCAGCAGCATACTGGCTCACCAAAGCCGGCGCCGAAGTCACAATCATCGAACGCTTCCCAGCCCTCCGCAGCGAAGGCGGCCAAGCAGTCGACATCCGCACCGCAGGCGTGACCGTCATGCGCAAAATCCCAGGAATGGAAGCCGCCGTTCGCGCCCACCGTGCTCCTATCGAGGGCATTGCTTTCGTCGACTCAAAGGGCCAGAGTTATGGAACCATCGGCGCAACGGGAAGTTCTGAACAGCAGGGTTTGGTCAGTGAGTATGAGATTTTCCGGGGGGATTTGAGTAGGATTCTATTTGATCTTACGAGAGACCATCCGAGAGTCAAGTATGTCTTCGGCACGCAGATCTCCGCCCTGCGGCAGAATGAGGATGATGGGACTGTGGATGTTACGTTTACCTCTACCCTCCCACCGTCGACCTACGACCTCGTAGTCGACTGCTCTGGCGCAACGTCCCGAACTCGCGCCCTAGCTCTGAACTGCGGTGTCCGCGACCACGTGCATCCCGCCCACTCCTGGGCTGCTTACTTCTCCACCGCCAAGGACTACCTGAATGCCTCCACCATCGGGCATGGGTACAGTATCCCAGGCGGCTTGATGGTCGCAGTTGGCCAGGACGGGAAGGGCGGGAATAAAGTCACACTAATGGGCCATGGCGAGGAGTCGACGAGGCTGTTCAGAGAGGCGCATGGCAAGGGAGATGCATCGTTGAATGCATATCTGAGGGCATTATTGGATGGCAAGGGCTGGATCTGCAAAGAAGTCACAGAAGAAATGACCACAACGCCCGACTTCTACGCCAGTGAAATCCTCCAACTCAAACTCCCCTCCCTCCACGCAGGTCGCTTCGTCCTCGTCGGCGACGCCGGCCACGCCACGGGTCCTACTGGTTTCGGTACTTCCGCCGCTCTCGTCGCTGCCTATATCCTCGCCGGCGAAGTTTCAAAATCTCCCAACGACATCGCCGCTGCGCTGGAAGGCTATGAACAACAAATGCGGCCTTTGTTGAAGGAGTGGCAGAAGGTCCCACCTTTTGTGCAGACGATTATGGCGCCGCAGACGGGGTGGGGGATTTGGGTGAGGAATGGGGTTTTTATGGTGTTGGCGAAGAGTGGGTTGGTTAATTTTGTGCAGAGTCGGCTGGCGGGGGCGTTTGGGAGGGGGGAGGACACGGGGTTGGTGGGGTATGGATGGGCAGAGTGA
- a CDS encoding Efflux pump, whose translation MAFKTWVHDTNAAIARSYVGRYFRLAGSGHPEERKGSYFFTELRAGLATFFAMAYIISVNANIVSQTGGTCICPSDSPDLCATNQEYLLCKQGINRDLVTATAAISALTSFCMGLFANMPIGIATGMGTNAYFAYNVVGYHGSGGVPYRVALTAVFGEGLVFVALTVLGMRQWLARAIPRSLKMATGVGIGLYLTLIGLTYSAGIGLVTGAQSTPLELAGCVQSAFTEEGTCPSGEKMRNPTMWIGIFCGGFLAVFLMLFRFKGAIIAGILLVAIISWPRGTAVTYFPYTELGDSQWDFFKQIVTFRPIRNTLVAQDWSVGAHGGQFAIAFFTFLYVDILDCTGCLYAMAGMCGLVDEETQDFEGSATAYLVDAFGISISSLFGNPPVTAFIESGAGISEGGKTGIAGMVTGLCFFISVFFAPIFASIPPWATGATLIIVGALMAKAATDINWKYIGDAIPAFLTIALMPFTYSIAYGLIGGIVSYIVINTTVWIIEKISGDRIRPYNIEDKEFWTYRLPGGVLPGWLKRAARGKKDFWHHEEAIAVQESRKSTSDRKVAAHELNEVQHDRSSGSSVERERRNSAAEVALDGSGFTKLQ comes from the exons ATGGCTTTCAAGACTTGGGTCCATGATACGAATGCTGCCATCGCCCGCAGCTATGTTGGCAGATACTTCCGTTTGGCAGGCTCTGGCCAT CCGGAAGAACGCAAAGGCAGCTATTTCTTCACTGAACTTCGCGCCGGTTTAGCCACCTTCTTCGCCATGGCATACATCATCTCCGTCAACGCCAACATCGTCTCTCAAACAGGCGGCACATGCATCTGCCCATCCGACAGTCCCGATCTCTGCGCGACCAACCAAGAATACCTGTTGTGCAAGCAGGGCATCAATCGGGATCTGGTCACCGCGACTGCTGCCATTTCCGCGCTCACTTCGTTCTGCATGGGCCTGTTCGCCAACATGCCTATCGGCATCGCCACTGGCATGGGAACCAATGCGTATTTCGCCTACAATGTGGTCGGCTACCATGGATCCGGAGGTGTGCCATATCGCGTTGCTCTCACTGCTGTCTTCGGCGAAGGTCTTGTTTTCGTTGCTTTGACCGTGCTCGGCATGAGACAATGGCTCGCTCGTGCGATTCCGCGATCTCTCAAGATGGCCACTGGAGTTGGTATTGGCCTGTATCTGACCTTGATCGGCTTGACGTACTCTGCTGGTATTGGCCTGGTAACCGGAGCACAGTCGACGCCACTTGAGCTCGCTGGTTGCGTTCAGTCAGCGTTCACAGAAGAAGGTACCTGTCCGTCGGGAGAGAAGATGCGGAATCCTACCATGTGGATCGGTATCTTCTGTGGCGGATTCCTGGCCGTCTTCTTGATGCTCTTCCGCTTCAAAGGTGCCATCATCGCGGGCATCTTGCTGGTCGCTATTATCTCGTGGCCTCGCGGTACTGCCGTTACCTACTTTCCATACACCGAGCTCGGCGATTCGCAGTGGGACTTCTTCAAACAGATTGTAACGTTTCGTCCGATACGGAATACGCTCGTTGCGCAGGACTGGTCGGTCGGAGCTCATGGAGGTCAATTCGCGATCGCCTTCTTCACATTCTTGTACGTTGATATCCTCGACTGTACGGGCTGTCTCTACGCCATGGCAGGAATGTGCGGCCTTGTGGACGAAGAGACACAAGACTTCGAAGGGTCTGCAACTGCCTATCTGGTCGATGCATTCGGCATCTCAATCAGCTCTCTGTTCGGTAATCCCCCGGTCACAGCCTTCATCGAGTCTGGAGCAGGCATTTCGGAAGGCGGCAAGACTGGTATTGCCGGCATGGTCACTGGTCTCTGCTTCTTCATCAGCGTCTTCTTCGCGCCAATTTTCGCATCTATCCCACCATGGGCCACTGGTGCAACGCTCATTATTGTGGGAGCTTTGATGGCGAAAGCAGCTACTGACATCAACTGGAAGTACATCGGCGACGCCATTCCAGCATTCCTCACGATCGCCTTGATGCCTTTCACCTACAGTATCGCATATGGTCTCATCGGTGGTATCGTCTCATACATTGTGATCAACACCACCGTCTGGATCATCGAGAAGATCTCCGGCGATCGCATCAGACCTTACAACATCGAAGACAAGGAGTTCTGGACATACAGACTGCCCGGCGGAGTGCTCCCGGGCTGGCTCAAACGCGCAGCTCGCGGTAAGAAGGACTTTTGGCATCATGAAGAGGCCATTGCTGTTCAGGAAAGCAGGAAATCCACATCAGATCGCAAGGTCGCTGCACATGAGCTGAATGAAGTGCAGCATGATCGCAGCAGCGGTAGCAGCGTTGAGCGAGAGAGGCGAAACAGTGCCGCGGAGGTGGCATTGGACGGGAGCGGTTTCACAAAGTTGCAATAG
- a CDS encoding Aldehyde reductase AdhA — protein MEKEHTVTSFHYNHNSKQFTQKSTTRNLNHNDILIKTTHSGICYTDVHAKQMNKGICLGHEGVGTITATGPAVTHLKTGDRVGWGWLRQSCSHCTTCTQGYRQYCAAARGFAFCDEDQGAFGDWHVIDAEFAYLIPESIESKFAAPLMCAGASVFEALDAAGTKPRLGHLAVMFARAMGCGVTALTGSKGRKRDDAERLGADEVLDLSALPSSPAGEIDVLLVTSNAVPSLESLLPLLARRATIVLMTIQQDSLEIPYMPFILPGHQLIASTEASRENHIKMLDFASRHGIKPWVEEFEMTAEGLSEAFARLEDGKVRYRAVAVRAEYIE, from the exons ATGGAAAAGGAACACACAGTCACAAGCTTCCACTACAACCACAACTCAAAACAATTCACACAGAAATCCACAACCCGCAACCTCAACCACAACGACATCCTAATCAAAACAACCCACTCCGGAATATGCTACACCGACGTCCACGCCAAACAAATGAACAAAGGCATCTGCCTCGGCCACGAAGGCGTCGGAACCATCACAGCCACAGGTCCAGCCGTGACACATCTCAAAACAGGCGATCGAGTAGGCTGGGGCTGGCTCCGCCAATCTTGCAGCCACTGCACCACCTGCACCCAAGGTTACCGCCAGTACTGCGCTGCAGCGCGTGGATTTGCGTTCTGTGATGAGGATCAGGGCGCGTTTGGGGATTGGCATGTTATTGATGCGGAGTTTGCGTATTTGATTCCCGAGAGTATTGAGAGTAAATTTGCGGCGCCGTTGATGTGTGCGGGCGCTTCTGTGTTTGAGGCTCTTGATGCTGCGGGGACGAAGCCGA GGTTGGGGCATTTGGCGGTGATGTTTGCGAGGGCTATGGGGTGTGGTGTGACGGCTTTGACGGGGTCGAAGGGGAGGAAGAGGGATGATGCGGAGAGGTTGGGGGCTGATGAGGTGCTGGATCTTTCTGCTCTTCCATCATCGCCCGCGGGTGAGATCGATGTGCTCCTTGTTACCTCGAATGCTGTTCCCAGTCTGGAATCTCTGCTTCCACTGCTAGCGAGGAGAGCGACGATTGTGCTTATGACGATTCAACAGGAT TCTCTCGAAATCCCTTACATGCCGTTCATACTCCCCGGCCATCAACTCATAGCCTCGACGGAGGCGAGTCGGGAGAACCATATCAAGATGCTAGACTTTGCGAGTAGACATGGGATCAAGCCTTGGGTCGAGGAGTTCGAGATGACGGCTGAGGGTCTCAGCGAAGCGTTTGCGAGACTTGAGGATGGGAAGGTGCGGTATAGAGCTGTCGCGGTGAGGGCGGAGTATATTGAATGA